The Kordia sp. SMS9 DNA window TCAGAACGTTCTAGCATTACTCCGACACAATCGCCAATTTGCAAATTGTATTCTTCCATAAGATAGTTTGCTAAGATGTTGATCCGATTGTCAAATGCTTGATAACTTAGCGTTTCTCCGTTGTAAATAATCGCGTCTTTTTCAGGATTTGTCGTTACAAACTCTTCCATGATTGTTGCCAAGGTTTTGTCAGAATCGTATGCTTTTTTGGTATCGTTAAAAACATTGATGATGGTGTTTTTTTCTTCGTCAGACACTATGTTTACATCTTTCAGTACCGTTTCAGGTTGTTGAAATAATGCCAAACACACATCAAAATGTGAAGGTATGTTTTGAATGAAAAAAGTATCATAAGATGCTGTATCGTATGTGATATTAATTAGCATTTTATCGGTTTCTTTGCTACACGAAAACACGAAATCAACCGTTTCGGTTATTGCAGAATCGTGTGCATTTTCATAGACAAACAATACATTGCTTTTCGCCGTTTTTCCTAACAAATCACTTTTTTGCTTGCAGTATTGTTCTTTGAGCGTTTCTTGACACATTTTTAAATGTTCTTTGAAACTTCGGTTTGTATCTACGTGTAACGAAATCGGAATTTGTAGCGCATCTTTTTCTACATTTGCCAAATGTGGCGTGTTAATCACAATGTCTTGTTGCGCTGTATATTTACGAATCAATACGGAAAAAGCCGAAAAAAGTACTACTAAGGAAATGGTGTCATTGCTTTTTGCCAATTCGAAAAATTTGGCGTGTTTCTCAATATCAAGCTCAAATTGAAATGTAGCTTTTTCTGCTTGCGAAATTCCGTTTTTTTGCTTGAACAAAAATTGAATTCCTGCTTCGCCAGTCCAAGAAGTTTGTGATGTGGTTTCTATAGTATTTTGTGTATTCATAACGATGCTGACGTTTTATTTTAAAATATGGATATGTCTAAATCTATTTTTTCTTTGAGTTGATCTTTGTACTGAATCACCTTGAGGATTTGATGTTGTACAATGGTCAAATCGCGCGGTTTGGTTTTGGGTTCAAATAATCCTTCTTCATCCCAGGCATCTGGATTCAAACTAATAGCATTTACATTCAGCCAAATCGGTTCTTGGAAGCGTTCCAATTGTTCGGGCATCACATCTTTTACCACAATTAAGAAAATGGCTTGTGCAAATTCTTCCAAGCGTTCTACGGTGTGAATTCTGTCTTCAATAAGTGTTTCTAAAGATTTATTCGGCACTAAATTCCGCTTGAAAATATCCAGAATGAACGGAATGTTTAGATAGTCGATAAAGTCGAACGTAAAGGTGTTTTTTGCTACTTTATGCCAATCCAAGAAGAGTTTTTTCATTCTTCCTAACGCAAAAATGATGTTTGCATTTTCTTTGTCTAAGCGCGTTTTTACCTCAATATCTAAAAAAGTTTTGTTGAACATTTGCGGACAATCCAATGACCAACCAATGACAACGCTCCACAAATACGCCAACGTGTATACTTGCTGATGTCCGAAATACGGATAGGAACCTTGAATATGATCTATCAGCCATTCGTTTTGCGAGATGATGAACTGACTTAAACGATCGACATGCTTTTCCTCCAAATTGTTGCTCAAATCTTTTCGCAACATATCCACAATACAGGTGTTTTCATACCCAATCATGTTGGAACCTGGAGAATACAACGGATCGGCAAAAACCGCAGCTTCTCCCGTACACGCCCAACGATCTATGGAAGCGACGCGGGTTGCGGAATGACTGTAGTTTTTGTTTCGGAGAAAATCTTCCATCTTGAAGTTCTCTAAATGTTTCGCAATTGTAGGTTCGTATTGCTCCAACCACGCTTTTGCTTTGGCTTTGGTATTGTACGTACTAAAATCGTGATACGCTTCCGAAGTCACGATTCCGATGCTTGTGTGACCCGAATTGAGTGGAATTAACCAAACCCAATAGCCTTGTCCCATAATGTGAAACGTAGAATAATAGCGGTTTTTATGTGGCACATGATTGCGAAAAGTTGCATTGTCTTTGTTTACCATATCTTCTACATCAAAACGTCCTTTTACACGAAACCACGCGGCATTGTGCGGCGTTTCCATTTTTTTGGTGAGATTGTATTTGTTGTGAAAAAACAAACGTCGTCCCATCGAGTCAATTACCCAACGACATTGCAAATCGAACGTTTGATCATCTTTTTTAATTTTCACAATATTGTCTTGTGCTTTTTCATTGATTTCAATGTCTATAATTGCTGTATCGTC harbors:
- a CDS encoding NAD(P)/FAD-dependent oxidoreductase, with the protein product MNPKKRKYDVIICGGGLAGLTLARQLKVEFPQLSTLVIEKRTFPKPVATYKVGESTTEIASFYFKEDLQLSDYFKNAHFKKLGFRFILGDGRDEWTSRPEIGLSKYPPYDSLQMDRGVLENDLCEINKVSGVEIIDDTAIIDIEINEKAQDNIVKIKKDDQTFDLQCRWVIDSMGRRLFFHNKYNLTKKMETPHNAAWFRVKGRFDVEDMVNKDNATFRNHVPHKNRYYSTFHIMGQGYWVWLIPLNSGHTSIGIVTSEAYHDFSTYNTKAKAKAWLEQYEPTIAKHLENFKMEDFLRNKNYSHSATRVASIDRWACTGEAAVFADPLYSPGSNMIGYENTCIVDMLRKDLSNNLEEKHVDRLSQFIISQNEWLIDHIQGSYPYFGHQQVYTLAYLWSVVIGWSLDCPQMFNKTFLDIEVKTRLDKENANIIFALGRMKKLFLDWHKVAKNTFTFDFIDYLNIPFILDIFKRNLVPNKSLETLIEDRIHTVERLEEFAQAIFLIVVKDVMPEQLERFQEPIWLNVNAISLNPDAWDEEGLFEPKTKPRDLTIVQHQILKVIQYKDQLKEKIDLDISIF